From Cricetulus griseus strain 17A/GY chromosome 1 unlocalized genomic scaffold, alternate assembly CriGri-PICRH-1.0 chr1_0, whole genome shotgun sequence, a single genomic window includes:
- the Wnt2b gene encoding protein Wnt-2b, giving the protein MRSVGEGAREWIRECQHQFRHHRWNCTTLDRDHTVFGRVMLRSSREAAFVYAISSAGVVHAITRACSQGELSVCSCDPYTRGRHHDQRGDFDWGGCSDNIHYGVRFAKAFVDAKEKRLKDARALMNLHNNRCGRTAVRRFLKLECKCHGVSGSCTLRTCWRALSDFRRTGDYLRRRYDGAVQVTATQDGANFTAARQGYRHATRTDLVYFDNSPDYCVLDKAAGSLGTAGRVCSKTSKGTDGCEIMCCGRGYDTTRVTRVTQCECKFHWCCAVRCKECRNTVDVHTCKAPKKAEWLDQT; this is encoded by the exons ATgcgctcagtgggtgaaggtgcccGAGAATGGATCCGAGAGTGTCAGCACCAGTTCCGCCATCACCGCTGGAACTGCACCACACTGGACCGGGACCATACTGTCTTTGGCCGTGTCATGCTTAGAA GTAGCCGGGAAGCAGCATTTGTATATGCCATCTCATCAGCTGGAGTGGTCCATGCTATCACTCGGGCCTGCAGCCAGGGTGAATTGAGCGTGTGCAGCTGTGACCCATATACCCGTGGTCGGCACCATGACCAACGAGGGGACTTTGATTGGGGTGGCTGTAGTGACAATATCCACTATGGTGTCCGCTTTGCCAAGGCTTTTGTGGATGCCAAAGAGAAGAGGCTTAAGGATGCCCGGGCCCTCATGAACTTACATAACAACCGCTGTGGTCGCACG GCTGTGCGGCGATTTCTGAAGCTGGAATGTAAGTGTCATGGTGTGAGTGGCTCCTGTACTCTACGCACCTGCTGGAGAGCACTCTCAGACTTCCGCCGCACTGGTGACTACCTGAGGCGGAGGTATGATGGGGCTGTGCAGGTGACTGCCACCCAGGATGGTGCCAACTTCACAGCAGCCCGCCAAGGCTATCGCCATGCCACCCGGACTGATCTTGTCTACTTTGACAACTCCCCTGACTACTGTGTCTTGGACAAGGCTGcag GTTCCCTAGGTACTGCAGGCCGGGTCTGCAGCAAGACATCTAAAggaacagatggttgtgaaatcATGTGTTGTGGTCGAGGGTACGACACAACTCGAGTCACCCGTGTCACCCAATGTGAGTGCAAATTCCACTGGTGCTGTGCTGTGCGGTGCAAAGAGTGCAGAAACACTGTGGATGTCCATACTTGCAAGGCCCCCAAGAAGGCAGAGTGGCTGGACCAGACCTGA